In Streptomyces qaidamensis, one DNA window encodes the following:
- a CDS encoding SDR family oxidoreductase encodes MTTILVTGGTGTLGRLVVERLRAGGHEVRVLSRHSEPYAVDLRKGGAGLDAAVAGVDTIVHCASSQKGDEEAAANLIRAARGARVPHLVYVSIVGVDRVPFRYYKSKLAVERLVEESGLGWTVLRATQFHDLLVMMLQGLSKLPVLFLPAGLRDQPVEVAEVADRLAELAAGAPAGRVEDMGGPEVRTFESLARAYLKASGRRRAVVNVPLWGAAYRGFRSGGHLTPERAVGTGSFEEYLARRFGSGQVRAESGRGGEGRPGA; translated from the coding sequence ATGACCACGATCCTGGTGACCGGCGGTACCGGAACGCTCGGCCGGCTCGTCGTCGAGCGGCTGCGCGCGGGCGGGCACGAGGTGCGGGTACTCAGCCGGCACAGCGAGCCGTACGCGGTCGACCTGCGAAAGGGCGGTGCCGGGCTGGACGCGGCGGTCGCCGGTGTGGACACGATCGTGCACTGCGCGTCGTCGCAGAAGGGGGATGAGGAGGCGGCGGCGAACCTGATCAGGGCGGCACGCGGGGCGCGTGTGCCCCACCTCGTGTACGTCTCCATCGTCGGCGTCGACCGGGTGCCGTTCCGCTATTACAAGAGCAAGCTCGCGGTGGAGAGGCTCGTCGAGGAGTCGGGGCTCGGCTGGACCGTGCTGCGGGCGACCCAGTTCCACGACCTGCTGGTCATGATGCTCCAGGGGCTGTCGAAGCTGCCGGTGCTGTTCCTGCCGGCCGGCCTTCGGGACCAGCCGGTCGAGGTCGCCGAGGTCGCGGACCGGCTGGCCGAGCTGGCGGCGGGTGCGCCGGCGGGGCGGGTCGAGGACATGGGCGGGCCCGAGGTGCGGACGTTCGAGTCGCTGGCCCGCGCGTATCTCAAGGCGTCCGGGCGACGGCGGGCGGTGGTGAACGTGCCGCTGTGGGGTGCGGCGTACCGGGGCTTCCGGAGTGGGGGGCATCTGACGCCGGAGCGGGCCGTGGGCACGGGGTCGTTCGAGGAGTACCTGGCGAGGCGGTTCGGGAGCGGCCAGGTGCGGGCGGAGAGCGGGCGGGGCGGGGAGGGCCGGCCGGGGGCGTAG
- a CDS encoding ROK family transcriptional regulator produces MPASPSTARAINDRLALRLLQQEGPLTAGRLKQLTGLSRPTVADLVERLTAAGLIAVVGEAGEQRRGPNAKVYGIVADRAHLAALDVRTEGVSVAVADLVGRVLAEASVPIGGDTGTGPAVEQAVMLVERAAKEAGAHRLHTVGIGAPGLIDPSSGELRDSTGLPEWHRRLVATLQERLPEARVSVENETNLAALAEQRDGAARDRDTFVLLWLGHGTGAAVVLDGALRRGASGGTGEIGFLPVPGTSALPTSTDCEGGFHSLAAAAAVVDLAVECGVAVAAGQEPSTVGVVRAAAAMVREAVGRVPCATPPGRPDGVPCVTPPGRPDGVPCVTPPGRPDGVPEVAARASSSGDSGPAFRFLDALADRIAVGVASVVAILDPGCVVLGGEVGQAGGGCLAARVQDRIARMTPLPTEVRATTLGGGAVLRGALLRARDRAQEELFTPGERVPQPPPG; encoded by the coding sequence ATGCCCGCATCCCCGAGCACCGCCCGGGCCATCAACGACCGGCTCGCCCTGCGTCTGCTGCAGCAGGAAGGCCCGTTGACGGCAGGGCGGCTGAAGCAGCTGACCGGTCTGTCCCGGCCGACCGTCGCCGACCTCGTCGAACGCCTCACCGCCGCCGGACTGATCGCTGTGGTCGGCGAGGCGGGGGAGCAGCGGCGCGGCCCCAACGCGAAGGTCTACGGCATCGTCGCCGACCGGGCGCACCTGGCCGCCCTCGACGTCCGCACCGAAGGCGTCTCCGTGGCCGTCGCGGACCTGGTGGGGCGGGTGCTGGCCGAGGCGTCGGTGCCGATCGGCGGAGACACCGGAACGGGTCCCGCCGTGGAGCAGGCGGTCATGCTGGTCGAGCGCGCTGCGAAGGAGGCCGGTGCCCACCGCCTGCACACCGTGGGGATCGGTGCGCCCGGTCTGATCGACCCGTCCAGCGGTGAACTGCGCGACTCCACCGGGCTGCCGGAGTGGCACCGCCGGCTCGTCGCCACCCTCCAGGAGCGGCTGCCCGAGGCCCGCGTCAGCGTCGAGAACGAGACCAACCTCGCGGCACTCGCCGAGCAGCGTGACGGAGCGGCCCGGGACCGGGACACGTTCGTCCTGCTGTGGCTGGGCCACGGAACGGGAGCGGCCGTGGTCCTCGACGGCGCCCTCCGGCGCGGCGCCTCCGGTGGTACGGGAGAGATCGGCTTCCTCCCGGTCCCGGGTACGAGCGCGCTGCCGACCTCGACGGACTGCGAGGGCGGCTTCCATTCGCTGGCAGCCGCGGCCGCGGTCGTGGACCTCGCGGTGGAGTGCGGGGTTGCGGTGGCGGCGGGGCAGGAGCCCTCGACGGTGGGGGTGGTGCGGGCTGCCGCCGCGATGGTGAGGGAGGCGGTGGGCCGGGTGCCGTGCGCGACCCCGCCGGGGCGGCCGGACGGGGTGCCGTGCGTGACTCCGCCGGGGCGGCCGGACGGGGTGCCGTGCGTGACTCCGCCGGGGCGGCCGGACGGGGTGCCGGAGGTGGCGGCCCGGGCGTCCTCGTCGGGGGATTCCGGCCCCGCCTTCCGCTTCCTCGACGCCCTCGCCGACCGTATCGCCGTCGGCGTCGCCTCGGTCGTCGCCATCCTGGACCCCGGATGCGTGGTCCTCGGCGGGGAGGTCGGGCAGGCCGGCGGCGGCTGCCTCGCCGCGCGCGTGCAGGACCGGATCGCCCGGATGACGCCGCTGCCCACGGAGGTGCGGGCCACCACCCTGGGCGGTGGCGCGGTCCTGCGCGGTGCGCTTCTGAGGGCCCGGGACCGCGCCCAAGAGGAACTGTTCACGCCGGGGGAGCGGGTGCCGCAGCCGCCCCCGGGTTGA